The genomic region actcCAGAGACTCTTGAGGACAGAGGTTCTTACTAACTTTCTTGGAACCCTGGTTGGTGGGAAAAGGCACATTAAAACAAACTGAAGTGTTTTCAATATCTTAAAGTACAGCATATCAACTGCAAAGAAGCAGTGCAATGCCATGACACAAATAATCATATATGTTATtgtgttataacagtgttattCATGAAAGATGTATGTGTACTATACCTTTGTATTGAAGGTGAGGACCTGCTCTCCAGTACTGCTGATGGTATCCCTTTCCAAATCAAACACGCCTTCTACAATGTCACTGGTGGCCACGCTGGTAGCGGACTCAAAATAACATTTAGCAGTGGCTTTGGTGATCATTTGAAGAATGACCATGCAAGTAGAAGTCTTTGGATCGTTCTGGACTGAAACATCAAAGTTTATGTTTTCatactcatctgaccactgtctcAGGAAGCACTTCACTGTCTCTTCAGCAAATATCTGGAGAAGCTGAGAGGAGAGCTCCTTGGATATGGCACATTGTTCCTTTCCCCATTTCAGCCTTGAAAGAATGGAGTCTGAAGCACTTTTGGCTGCTTCCAATGTTAAGACCTGTGGAGTGCTGTGGCTGTCCTGAATGGCTATCACTTTATCCACCAATTCATGGCTGAAAATGTGGATGGTCCAAGTGGAAAtgatttttctcaatttcctaaCAGCAGATCGGAGGTCGTCAAGATGAGAAGCACCCTGTCCATTTTCCTGTGTGTTCTCAACACTTTCCACCATAATGTCCACTACCACCCCAGCAGCTTGCCTGACTTTGTCCACAAAGGTTACAGGAAGTAAGTCCTCTGTGTGAAAGAAGTCctcaatgattgtgtttctaacaatgggaaagtcaatCTGAGCAGGATCTTCAGTGGGGATGGGAGTCCCGGGTAAGGCAAAGTGCCATTTCGACTGCCTTAATTTTGAAGTAGgtgttagagagatggaggagcgtGAAGAAGAGGTATTTCTTGTATTTTGGCTGTCAGCACTCCTACAACGGATCGTGTCAATATCCTCCAGCATGGATCCTGAGAGCTCAGTGGTTTTAGGTAGTAATTTGTGCGGAATGTCCACACAGGCATCGTTTCCACCAGGTGTAACACTGCTCTGGTTGACCTCAAGATGGCCGAGACTTGCTCTTTGTGATGCAGGACTGCTTTGATATGTAAAGATTTGGATTGAACCAAGTGTTGTGTCTGATCTTTGAAGATCTTTTCGGAGAAACTCCGTAATCTtactttgcagactgtagtagatGTTACGAGCAACAGACCAGATTCTTTTCTCAGAAACCTGTCCAGTGGTGAGCAGGGAGGTTCCAGATACCATGTCAGATGATTGGGTGGTCTGGGTGAGCTCCTGCTGGTCTTTCACCATggtttgtataatatcagtagaagTGGTGGATGTAGATACAGACTGGAGGTACTTATCCGTTGTACCTTCCTCCGCAATGTTAAATGATCTAGAGATTAcctcactcactcctttctcaGCTTTGGTTTGGAACTCATGACTAGAACGTTTTTGGAGGCTCTTTGTTGAAAGACTGTGGGAAGATGCAATGCCTTTGGAGGCAGCCGTGCTGCAATCTAGACTTACTGGAGAGGTTCGCTCAGGAGAACCTTGGAGATGTTCAAACATGTCTTCACATGGTGTTGGGGACCTTGACAAGGAGATGTCCTTCAGCtgagacagaacaccacctacCAATATGTTGACCTCAAGGGACATATCAGATATTTTCTTTCCTACTGTGGAGAAGCAAGGTGCATTTGATGCCTGATCCTCGCATGAGGTCAAGATTGTTGAAATGACCTCTTTGGTACTATTGGTCAGTAGAGCCTCGTCTGTTTCAGTCCAGAGAAGTTTTGAACTCTCGCTGACACCCCTGTGTAGAGCCACTTCAAGGTTCAAACTGTGCAAGTGAGGCACACTCTTACTAGCTTGCCTCAAGTCCTGGCTTGCCAAACAAATGTGCTCCTTAGTCCCAAGATGTCCAGAGTCCTCTGTGGGTATATGACTAGACATTCTGCTCAGCATGTCTGACCTCCGCTGATGAATGATGAAGTCCTTTAATGTCTTCTTAATATTGTTATATAAACTAGTGGTAGCAGACCAGATCCTGCTCTGAAGCTTTTGTGCATTTTCCTGGAggtcaggttctctctcctctacttctgCAGGTTGCGCCGAGGTCTGCAGGTCTTCCACAAATGTTTCAATGATGCCAAAGGCAGCAGAATCCGCACAAATATCCTTTGACCATGTGTACTGGTTTTGAATGGAACAAGACCTGGATGCTACAGAATAAGCAGGCTTTGCACTAGTTAAGCTACTGGCGGACTTTTTAACTAGGAACTCACTCACTGATTGAGTGGCATTTCTCTTAAATTCCTCACTTGAGAGTTTTCTAATACAATCTAACAGACTGGTCAAAGAAGCTGTGGCCTTACTTCTGCTGTCCTCAATTTGACAGGGGAACTCACATACTATTGGTGATGAGGACCTGGAATGGGCAATATCCCCAAGCTGAGCCAGAACACCCTCTAcaaatttctctctctcaatagagAAGCCTGATCCTTTTTCTCCAACAGTGTACAGGGCGTCCTCCTTTGACATCTCAGTGTTGTACAAGACCAGAAGCTCTGAGATGACTTCTTTGGTGCAAGTTGTCAGAAGGAGCTTGCTTTCTTCTGACTCAGTTTTTGCCCAAAGGAGTTTTGAGCTCTCACTTAGGCCTCTTTGTAAAGTAACTTCACCAGTGGACTCTGGCAACTGAGGCTCACTCTTACTGGGCCTATATTTCATGTCTAAGCAAGGAAGTGGAACTGTCTCCTTAAACTCAGAATTTGTGATGTTGTcatcagatgtgacaatgctcTTTAGGGCAAATCTCTGAAGCTTGTCGAAATAATCTTTCAAGTTGTTTTGGATGCTGTGGTAAATGTGAACAGCAGCAGACCAGGCACTCTTCTGTTGGGGACTCTCTTCAGATTCAGCCAAGGACTTCATATCTGACACGAAAGTCTTAACAACTACTGACGCTGCTGAGCCCACTGGGTGAATTGACTCTGTCTTTACAATGCCAGACAATGTTTGACCTGATACAGCACCTGTTAACTCAGACTGAATGACTGAACTAAGAAAGCTCAAACTACTGACTTTTTTGTCAAGAACTCCACTCACTGCTTGTATTGCTGATGTTTGAAACTCCCGGCTAGAGAGTTTTTGGATGCTCTTAGATGTGAGCGTGCAGGAGGAACCAGATTCACTAATATTGTAGCTGCTCTCGTATTTCCTTATCAGGGCATCAAGATCCTCAATGAAGCCAACATGCGATGCCAAAAACGTGATCTTGTCCTTCAGATCTTCCAGCAAATTCTGTTCGTTCTCGTCAACAAAAGCCACCATTGTGTCAGAGATGGTGGTCATGACTTGCCCTGTTAGACTCTTGCTCTCTTGGTCAACTTTTTCAAGTTTAAAAGCCAGCTCTCTCACCATGCTCTCAGTCACCTTGGTCTGTGAGTCTCCCCTTACCGGTGTCACTAGAGAGGTTTGACTTGCGGAGGCACTCTTAAAGACCATTGATAAGGCCGACTTGACATCTTTAGCCAACTCTGCCATTACAGCAGGGGTTAGCATCATAGAGCCTGCACTTCCAGATGGAGAATTGGACATGCATGCAAGTTTGGAGAGAGAACCTTGCAGGCTGTCCTGCACACAGGTGACAAGGGTGTCCTCTGAGACACCTAAGAGGACTTGTAGCGTCTCAGAATTGGTTGTTTTCTTCTGCAcatcagacagagaggttagagtccTTGGGGAAAAAAACCGCAGAAATCATCAAAGTCAAACAAATAATATGTAAGGCTGTGATGcacattcagtgtgtcaaatacatCTGCACCATTGAAAACAATGAGGAAAACGCTGCTGTTTCTCTGAGAAAAAACCTTAGTGTGATGTCAGCCTAACTGCTTAATTTCTAAAgcccaataaaatgtattttgtataagTCATTTGTATTGAAACTGGCCTGTAGATATCTATCTATCCTGGCAATATCTATCCTCTACAAAAATCCAAATTGCTATAAACTTCAAATACTGTAACTTCTAATAACTTCAAGGACAATCATAAATACAAGGCAGTTTGAAGAATGTTAAAGGGAAATTTCTAAatgtttcaacttcatattcatcatctccagcaccaccccaacatcagcatatgtgaaaaatgggcatttctatgttttgtagtaaaaaagaaagaggaagataagtgttttctatgacatcatcaaccaattagcaggcaatgcctactcataattggttaaaatcacacgaTGCACACTGATGATGTCATTAGAATCTAGAGCTGAGCATTTAAccaacatttttgttatttttcggTTTTTAAACAATTAATTGACCGACGTCggctcaattatttgaattccatatagttaatttttttcttcttctgtgagcTCGACGCTcagtttctgtagagataaatcagatcaagcacgaactatgcaatgtagtagggagttgtagtttccaacaggccaatattctacatagtttagcacagAAAATACGGCAATTAATTCccataatccattgcacgccCACTTGCTTGTCCACTCTGTGTGGAGCAGATACGGAAACCTCATTGACTGAGACGGAGAGACGAGAGAATGCATGAGAGAGATAAAAAGCAGTTGCGTTGCGAGGATTCTCTACCtggaaatacatgatctaagtgattgacagTTGGTGTTCAGCGGTCATAAAAGTAGGTCTTATTTACttagaagaactactaaaatagtgattttgtcagacaggataagcagcagctctatagagatgagttgatgacttggaatgaaataataaagtcatcaaataaatattttatatgaGAAAGTAAATGATGGTTGATAAGTCATAaacagtaatggacagtcactaccatcatgggacttttattcattgttttattatgtgttgttacagcattcaacacacATAATCCATAGTGCATTCAATGTCTAAAAAAAGTATTGAAATCCaaaaccgtgattattttttaaatatttgaatggaaaccaaaccaacctcaaaaagcactaatttcTCAGCACTATTGGAAACAGTTACGTCcctctatattttttttactacaaagCATGGAAATGTGTAATTTTCACATATGGTGATGCTggagatgaatatgaagttgttaAATTTCCCTTTAAGAACATACCTCATGGCCCCCTTGGGCAGGTAGCTTCCACTGCCCAGACTGCCCTTAGTCAGGTAAATCTCCTTGAACTTAAGTTGTGATTcctgttcttcttcctcttcctgctccatACAGTTGGAGGAAGGGTAGGGAGTCGGGATGCGAAAGCTATTGTAAGACTTTCGACTGCCTGGCCTCTTAGGTACACCAGCCTCAGTAAATCTCACGCGGGACTTGGTGTTAGTCTTATCGTCTAACAGACTGGTGAGTGACGCTGTGAGAGATCTCTGTGACAATGGAGAAGAGGCAGCATCTTGGATGCCCAGTAGTTCGTAAAGACCTGGGATGATGATCTGCATCAGCTTGTCCGATAAAAACTGGACAATCCTCAGACACAAGCCGGCAAGCTGTTGTTTTGTCAGCTGTATTCCAGAAACAGAagaagtgttttaaaatgttgcataGTGCGTCTTTCAAAAGCTTATGAACAAGGTTAAACATTAGGCAGAGTTTTCATGGTAATCTGATTAAATTGTCAGTAACATGATCTTACCGGATCAAACATGCCCTCACGAATCCCCCTCCATTGCCTGAAAACAATATTGTTATAAATGTTGTCATATCAGGATGCGTGgcagaattgtttttatttaattatttgccTGATCGTGAAGTTATACTTGCTTTGTGTCAGTTGTTTTGGCAAAATTGCAATGTGACAACTTTTCTAGCACTGAACATTTTTTTCAGATTGATCAGTTTTTAATTTGATCCTATTTCCTTGAAGGTGTGATAGTACCAAAGAAAACAGAACATACTTCTCAGTTAGGTTTTGAAGGAAGTCCATAAGTGTCAGATGTTCCACATTGTTGAGCTTTCCCTCTTCT from Oncorhynchus mykiss isolate Arlee unplaced genomic scaffold, USDA_OmykA_1.1 un_scaffold_266, whole genome shotgun sequence harbors:
- the LOC118948925 gene encoding uncharacterized protein LOC118948925 → MQIIIPGLYELLGIQDAASSPLSQRSLTASLTSLLDDKTNTKSRVRFTEAGVPKRPGSRKSYNSFRIPTPYPSSNCMEQEEEEEQESQLKFKEIYLTKGSLGSGSYLPKGAMRTLTSLSDVQKKTTNSETLQVLLGVSEDTLVTCVQDSLQGSLSKLACMSNSPSGSAGSMMLTPAVMAELAKDVKSALSMVFKSASASQTSLVTPVRGDSQTKVTESMVRELAFKLEKVDQESKSLTGQVMTTISDTMVAFVDENEQNLLEDLKDKITFLASHVGFIEDLDALIRKYESSYNISESGSSCTLTSKSIQKLSSREFQTSAIQAVSGVLDKKVSSLSFLSSVIQSELTGAVSGQTLSGIVKTESIHPVGSAASVVVKTFVSDMKSLAESEESPQQKSAWSAAVHIYHSIQNNLKDYFDKLQRFALKSIVTSDDNITNSEFKETVPLPCLDMKYRPSKSEPQLPESTGEVTLQRGLSESSKLLWAKTESEESKLLLTTCTKEVISELLVLYNTEMSKEDALYTVGEKGSGFSIEREKFVEGVLAQLGDIAHSRSSSPIVCEFPCQIEDSRSKATASLTSLLDCIRKLSSEEFKRNATQSVSEFLVKKSASSLTSAKPAYSVASRSCSIQNQYTWSKDICADSAAFGIIETFVEDLQTSAQPAEVEEREPDLQENAQKLQSRIWSATTSLYNNIKKTLKDFIIHQRRSDMLSRMSSHIPTEDSGHLGTKEHICLASQDLRQASKSVPHLHSLNLEVALHRGVSESSKLLWTETDEALLTNSTKEVISTILTSCEDQASNAPCFSTVGKKISDMSLEVNILVGGVLSQLKDISLSRSPTPCEDMFEHLQGSPERTSPVSLDCSTAASKGIASSHSLSTKSLQKRSSHEFQTKAEKGVSEVISRSFNIAEEGTTDKYLQSVSTSTTSTDIIQTMVKDQQELTQTTQSSDMVSGTSLLTTGQVSEKRIWSVARNIYYSLQSKITEFLRKDLQRSDTTLGSIQIFTYQSSPASQRASLGHLEVNQSSVTPGGNDACVDIPHKLLPKTTELSGSMLEDIDTIRCRSADSQNTRNTSSSRSSISLTPTSKLRQSKWHFALPGTPIPTEDPAQIDFPIVRNTIIEDFFHTEDLLPVTFVDKVRQAAGVVVDIMVESVENTQENGQGASHLDDLRSAVRKLRKIISTWTIHIFSHELVDKVIAIQDSHSTPQVLTLEAAKSASDSILSRLKWGKEQCAISKELSSQLLQIFAEETVKCFLRQWSDEYENINFDVSVQNDPKTSTCMVILQMITKATAKCYFESATSVATSDIVEGVFDLERDTISSTGEQVLTFNTKGSKKVSKNLCPQESLEYQPQNISPTVYFTETMTTSHGSFSPEGIYDIASSFPLEEKSRKPSLFTRLSRSITKGFLSPFKSSRKTKLFK